One window of Dysidea avara chromosome 11, odDysAvar1.4, whole genome shotgun sequence genomic DNA carries:
- the LOC136237727 gene encoding zinc finger protein 862-like — MSGHSDSSKKRVLTRRTVEKWIVENDKELDTTIWLKYEMVPGDRKHVSALKCGVCIQFNDRLISLRNYNPAFVNGSKNTRTSAFKEHADMDMHARAMLLYKKQHSTNVCEYAPIAKAILQPSMDESTRLKLKRKFEIAYMMVKENLAFKKMKPLCDMEERHGVEIGASYRNDIGCASFVESIATDLKGDLKYKIAKAKFFSLLIDSSTDCANVDEELFLVLYFDPYSGSEDGTVHVRDKFFAVRHLARGTGEGLYICVKKTLAYMGVTPLEWQCKMIGLGCDGTNANIGSRNGLKGYLTEDIPWLIVSWCLAHRLELSVKDALKDTFFKEIDELLLQVYYVYEKSPKKCHELKEIVDNLKQCLTDTEMPTKGGTRPLRASGTRFIAHKVSALARLVDRYGAYLSHLITLSQDTAVKSLDRQKLKGYVLKWRKSKVLLGCALFHDVLKPLGILSKVLQEDELCIVRAIEAMVKTTKMFG; from the coding sequence ATGTCTGGACATTCTGATTCGAGCAAGAAACGAGTGCTAACACGTAGAACAGTTGAAAAGTGGATTGTAGAGAATGATAAGGAGTTGGATACAACGATATGGCTGAAATATGAGATGGTACCTGGCGACCGCAAGCACGTGTCTGCTCTTAAGTGTGGGGTTTGTATACAGTTTAACGACCGACTAATTTCGCTGCGAAATTATAACCCGGCTTTTGTCAATGGATCAAAGAATACAAGAACATCGGCATTTAAGGAACACGCCGATATGGACATGCACGCGCGTGCTATGCTGCTGTACAAGAAACAACACTCTACAAATGTGTGCGAGTACGCACCAATAGCTAAAGCTATTCTACAGCCATCGATGGATGAATCAACTAGGCTGAAACTGAAGCGTAAGTTCGAGATCGCTTACATGATGGTGAAGGAAAATCTAGCTTTCAAGAAAATGAAGCCTTTGTGTGACATGGAGGAGCGGCATGGAGTGGAAATTGGTGCAAGCTATCGAAATGATATTGGCTGTGcttcatttgtagaatccaTCGCTACAGACCTCAAAGGAGatttaaaatataaaatagcAAAAGCCAAGTTTTTTTCTCTGTTGATAGATAGCAGCACTGATTGTGCTAATGTAGATGAGGAGCTTTTTTTAGTTCTGTATTTTGATCCCTACTCTGGTTCAGAAGATGGCACGGTTCATGTGAGGGATAAATTCTTTGCAGTTCGTCATCTTGCACGGGGGACTGGAGAAGGTCTTTATATTTGTGTCAAAAAAACTCTGGCCTACATGGGTGTGACTCCATTAGAATGGCAGTGCAAGATGATTGGGCTGGGGTGTGATGGTACTAATGCCAATATAGGAAGTAGGAATGGTCTTAAAGGATATCTCACGGAAGACATTCCATGGCTTATTGTATCTTGGTGTCTTGCTCATAGGCTGGAGCTTTCTGTTAAGGATGCTTTAAAAGACACATTTTTTAAGGAGATCGATGAGTTGCTTTTACAAGTATACTATGTATAcgaaaaatcacccaaaaagtGTCACGAACTAAAGGAAATTGTGGACAATCTCAAACAGTGTTTAACAGACACAGAAATGCCAACTAAGGGGGGTACCCGACCACTTCGGGCAAGTGGGACAAGATTTATAGCACACAAGGTGTCTGCTCTGGCAAGATTGGTTGACAGGTATGGGGCTTACCTTAGTCACTTAATCACGCTATCACAAGATACAGCAGTTAAATCATTAGATAGACAGAAATTGAAAGGCTATGTCTTGAAGTGGAGGAAGTCAAAAGTCTTATTAGGTTGTGCTCTTTTTCATGATGTGTTAAAGCCTTTAGGAATACTTAGCAAAGTGCTACAGGAAGATGAGTTGTGTATTGTAAGGGCAATAGAAGCGATGGTTAAAACAACAAAAATGTTTGGATGA
- the LOC136238760 gene encoding uncharacterized protein produces the protein MFAIPLEKAGIDTCAVQEEWDDMVEYSKRYLNLVQDYKNVWWKLFNCVDSKRWSNVLGLIELLFSLPLSNGHLERVFSQLKLIKTDHHTNLSENRLDQLVRINVEGPPLEKWDASSAIDTWYNDKSRRLTASSRATSTTGHGYKDTPTEKGDKHAFSLDEWKDWVQVSIDEEPNDDDDDDDDEEPLSFVDDEPCESGDDEPCESGDDCVIIE, from the exons ATGTTTGCCATTCCTTTAGAGAAAGCTGGCATAGATACGTGTGCTGTACAGGAGGAATGGGATGATATGGTGGAGTATAGCAAACGGTATCTTAATCTGGTGCAAGATTATAAGAATGTTTGGTGGAAATTGTTCAATTGTGTGGACTCCAAGCGTTGGTCCAATGTATTAGGGCTAATAGAGCTTTTGTTTAGTCTCCCACTGTCTAATGGTCACTTGGAAAGAGTCTTTTCTCAGCTAAAACTGATCAAGACTGATCACCACACCAACTTGTCCGAGAATAGGCTAGACCAGCTAGTGAGGATTAATGTTGAAGGTCCACCATTGGAGAAGTGGGATGCCTCCAGTGCTATAGATACATGGTATAATGACAAATCTAGACGGTTGACTGCGAGCAGTAGAGCTACCAGTACCACAGGTCATGGGTACAAGGATACTCCTACTGAAAAAGGTGACAAACATGCTTTTTCCTTGGATGAATGGAAGGATTGGGTACAAGTTAGCATTGATGAAGAgcctaatgatgatgatgatgatgatgacgacgaGGAGCCTTTAAGTTTTGTTGATGATGAGCCTTGTGAATCTGGTGATGACGAGC CTTGTGAATCTGGTGATGACTGTGTGATTATAGAGTAA